The DNA segment CCACCGGGCCGCGTCCCCAGAACGAGAACTCGGCCGGCGTCCACAGCTTGAAGCCGCGCAGCGAGGAAGCGGTGAGGGCCACCACGGCTAGCAGCGCGAAGAAGGGAGGCAGCAGCAGGGCCACCGCGCGCCGGTAGGACTTCGAGGGACGCGTCGGCGGGGTGGCGGAGGTGAGCACGCGCAGCTCCATCTCGGGCTGGCGCACCTCGCCCTCCACCACCTTCTGACGCTGCTGGAGTTCGGTGAGGCGCGTCTCGGTGATGTGGATCCGCGCGAGCAGCGCACTGGCCTGGCCCTCCAAAGCGGAGAGCCGTGCGATGCGCTCCTTCGCGGCCTCCTCCGCTTCGGCGTAGGCGCGCCACTTCTTCTGGGCCAGCTCCCGCTGCGAACCGGCGTCCAGCAGGCTGTTCTGGAGGAAGGTCCAGGAGGGGTTGGTCCCCACGACGCGGTCGGAGACGGTGCCACCCGCGGGCCGGGACTCCAGGGCCCGCACGGCGGCGGTGAGCTGCACCACCTCGGGATGTTCCATGGAGAGATTGGCTCCGCGGGCGGCGAGCTCCGCGCGCAGCTCGGCCAGCTTGCGCAGCTCGAAGTAGCTCTCGGTCTCCGACAGCACCATCCGGCTGGGCTGCTCACGGGCCGCCTGCTTCAGCAACAGCGCCCTGGCGTCCGAGGACTCCGCTTCGATGCGGAAGCGGTTCTTCTCGGTGCGCAGCCGCGCCGCCTCCTCGATGGAGGACTGCCGGTCGAGCGTGAGCTCCGCGATGCCGTTCTCCTGGCGGAAGCCGTCGTAGTGCGCCCGGGCCTCCTCCAGCTGCGCCTGGACCTTGAGCACCTCCTCGCCCAGCGCCTTCAGCTGCGCCTCGGCCCGAGTCCGCTCCGAGTCCCGCTGATGGTCCAGGAACACCTGGGTCATGGCGTCGGAGAGCCGGACGGCCTCCTCGGGGCTCGCTGCGGTCGCGGAGAGGGTGAGGATGTTGGAGCCGCGGGACACGGCGATGTCCACCCGCCGGGCCAGCGCCTCCAGGGTCACCGGCAGGCCCGTGCGCGTGCGCAGCGCCTCCAGGTTGTTGGGGAGCTTGAGCGTGTCCATCAGCGTCTGGATCTCCCGCTCGGGGTTCGCCGCCGCGCGCGAGCCCGTGGGCTCCCAGACGAGAATGGTGCGAGCGGTGAACTCGCGGGGCATCACGGTCTTGGCCAGCAGCACGCCCAGGACGATGCCCGCGACGAAGCACCCGCCGATGATCCGCCAGCGGCGCCGCAGCACCCGCGCGATGCGCAGGGGATCAACGGGATACCCGGAGCGCACCGACTCCTGTCGCACGGGCGCCGTCTGCGTTTCGGGCTCCGGGCCCTCTTCCAGCGAGAACATCCGGTGAGGACGGCTGCACGGTGGATGCCAGTGTCCAGCCAGCTTGGGTGGGCGCGGGTGGCGGAGCTCTTGCAATGCCAGACACCGTCGCGGACGGCGGGAGCGCTCGGAGCCGTCTCACATTGAGACAGAACCATGTCCCGGGAAGAGATGACACCAGGAGGAGACAGCGCCGGGGCACGGCACTTCCGGCCGCGTCGTGTGCTCGTGGTCTTCGTCGATGCGCTGGGCCCGTCCCAGCTGGAGACCTTCGAAGGGCTGCGTGGGTTGCCGCACCGGGGCCGCCTGCGCGGCATCCTCGGCTATTCATGTGGAGCCCTGCCGACGATCCTCACCGGCGCGCCGCCGGAGCGGCACGGGCGGATGTGCCTCTTCGCGCACGCGGAGCGCGAGGACGAAGGCGTGCTGTCGCCGCTGAGGTGGCTGGGGCTGTTGCCGCGCCAGGTGCATGAGCGGGGCATGCTGAGGCGTGCCGCGGCGCGGGTGCTGAAGAGGACGGAGGGGCTGACCGGGTACGTGGACCTGTACCGAGTCCCTCCGGAGCTGTTCCGCTGGCTCGACCTGCCGGAGCGTGAGGACCTGTTCAACGCCGAGCGCATCGGCGGGGTGGAGACGTTCCTCACGAAGGCGAGGCGCGCGGGCCTGCGCGTGTTCGCGGCGCCGTGGCAGATGCCGGAGGAGGAGCGCTGGGCGCACACCTGCGCGGTGTTACGGGCGAGCAAGCCGGACCTGGCCTTCGCGTACGCCACCGCCCTGGACGGCGCCCTGCACCGTACGGGCAACGGCAGCCAAGACGCGCTCGCGACGGCCCGGCGGCTCACCGAGCGGATCGAACAGACGGTGGATGCGATGCGCGCGGGCGGAGGTGACGTGACGACGGTGATGGTGGGGGACCACGGGATGGCGGACATCCACGAGGTGGTGGATCCAAAGCGGATGCTCGGGGAGCTGCTAGGTACGCGGCTGTTCGTGGACAGCACGATGCTGCGGGTCTGGGGTGATGAGCGGACGCGCGAGAAGGCCCGCGAGCGGATGGTGGCGCACGGGCTCCCGGGGAGATGGCTGGACACGGAGGCGCTGGTGGAGCGACAGGCGCCGGTGCGGGGTGCTCCTTACGGACAAGCCCTCTTCGTGCTGCGGGAAGGAGCCCTGTTCGCCCCCAGCTTCGTGGGCGGCAACGTGCGAGGCATGCACGGCTACGACGTGGACAGCCCCTCGGCGTATGCCGCCATCGCCTCGGATGCGCCGCTGCCCCGGGACCGAGGCGCGCTGATGGACGTGGCCGGATGGGTGTGCGCGATGCTGGGGCTGGAAGGGGAGACGAACCCGGACGGGAGGCCGCCATGGGCCGCGGCTTGAGGGTCGCATGGCTCAACGACGCCGCCACCCCCGTGGGCGGCGCCGAGCGCTACGTGCGAGAGACCGCGCGGGAGCTGCGCGGGCGGGGAGTGACGTCGCTGCTCTTCTACGACGTGAACGTCTCGCCGGATCCGCACCCGGTGATGCGGGAGCCGTTCGAGGGCATCTTCCCCATCGTCGACCTGGCGCGGCAGCTGAGGGAGCTGGCGCCGGACGTCGTCTACGTGCACCAGCTCGCGAGCCTGAACGCGCAGCGCGCACTGTTGGATTCGCCAGCGCCGGTGGTCCGCTTCTTCCACGACCACCGGCTGTTCTGCCTGCGCGAGCACAAGTACACGACGCTGGGAAAGGAGCCCTGCACGAAGCCGGTGGGCGCGGCCTGCTACCCATGTCTCGGCTTCGTGGGCCGTTCAGGGGACTGGCCCGGGCTGAAGTGGGCCTCGCTGGGGAGGTTGCGGGAGGAGCAGGCGCTGGCCCGGAGTCATCACGCCTTCGTGGTGGGCTCGCGGTACATGGCGGACCACGTGGCGGCGCATGGCTTCCCGCGCGAGCGGACGCACGTCATCCCGCTGTACGCGCAAGCTCCGCTTCAGTCGCAGGTGCAGGTGGAGCGAGAGGAGGACCTGCTCCTGTTCGTAGGGCAGCTGACGACAGGCAAGGGCCTGGATGTGCTGTTCCACGCGCTGACACGCACCACTCAGCCGTGCCGACTGGCGGTAGTGGGAAGGGGCCGGCAGGAGGAGGAGCTGCGCGCGAAGGTGGACGTGCTGGGGTTGTCGAAGCGGGTGGCCTTCCTGGGCCCGATGGCGCCCGAAGCGCTCTCCGAGCAGTACCGGCGGGCCGCGTGTGTCGTCTTCCCCAGCCGAGCGCCGGAGACGTCCGGACTGGTGGGCATCGAAGCACTGGCGCACGGGACGCCAGTCATCGCCAGCCAGGTGGGCGGAGTGGGGGAGTGGCTGACGGAAGGCGAGACGGGGCTGGGCGTGCCGCCAAATGATCCGGAGGCGCTCGCGGAGGCGATCGACAGGCTGATGGCGGCGCCGGGCCTGAGGAGGACGATGGAGGCACACGCGCGAAGGACCTACGAGGAGCGCTTCGTCCCCGAGCGGCACGTGACGAGGCTTCTGGCTCTGCTGGAGTCGGTGGCGGGCGCGGGAGGGAGGGCGGCGTGAGGGACGGACGCTTCACGTTGAAGGGCTCGCCCGAGGTGGAGGCGAGGATCTCCCAGGTGGTGTCAGAAGCGGCGGCCGTCATCCACGGGCACGTGCGCCCGGACGAGCTGCGGACGCTGGCCCTCATTGGCGGCTACGGGCGCGGTGAGGGAGGAGTGGAGAAGAGGGACGGCGTCGAACGGCCGCACAACAACCTCGACTTCCTCCTGGTGCTGGAGCGAGCCCCGCGAGAGGGGCTGAAGGCGCGGCTGGACCTGGTGCTGGAGCCGCTGCGCGAGCGGCACGGGCTGGGGTTGGACCTGGGCGTGACGACGGTGCGGGCGCTGCGAAGGTCCCCGTGTCAGGTCATCTGGTACGACATGCGGTTCGGCCACAAGACGGTGGCGGGGGATGCGTCGTTCCTTCCGGGGCTCGAGCACTTCACGCGAGAAGCCATCCCACCCGACGACGTGCGGAACCTGGCGGTGAACCGGGGCACGCTGCTGATCATCAACCAGGTGCTGCGGGACCAGGGCGCACTGGGCGAGGACGCGCGCCGCACGATCCTCCGGCACACGGCGAAGGCCATCATCGGCTACGGCGACGCGCTGCTGTACTTCCTGGGTGCATACGACTGGAGCTACGCGGAGAAGCGGCGGCGGATGGCGCTGCGGCACGACGTGCCGGCCGGATTCCGCAAGCTGTACGACGAGGCGAGCGCCTTCCGCTTGGAGCCGGACTACGCGCGCTTCGCCCCAAGCGAGCTGGGGCCCTGGATGGACGAGGGGAGGGCGAGGCTCGCGGAGGTGCACCTTACGTGTGAGGCCGCGAGGCTATCGGTGCCCGGGCTGAAGTGGTCCGGATACGCGGAGCGGGCGTTGAAGCACTCCCTCAAGGAGGGCGGCCTCCAACCGAAGGTCTGGCTGCGTCGGGTGCGCAACGGCGTGAGGTTCCGGCCAAAGGCTTCACCCGAGCTGGGGCTCCGAGCGCGGTTGGGGCTAAGGCTCGGAGGGCCGCGAGGGGGGTTGGCGGCGGCGTTCCCCTTCGTGGCGTTCGAGGTGGGCGGGCCCCAGGACGCCGAGTTCGCGCGGCAGCTGCTGCGAGCCGCGAGCCGCGAGCCAGCGGACTTGCGGCGCGCCTATCTGAGGTACTGGGGCGAGTCGGGAGACCCCAACTTCGCGCACGTGGCGAGGAAGCTCGGCCTGCGCCTGGGGGACCAATCATGAGTCGCAAGGTCACTGTCATCATGCGCTCGAAGGACTCTGCCTGGGTCATAGGCCAGGCGCTCTCCGGCCTGTTCTCGCAGGCGCGCAAGGACTTCGAGTTGCTCGTGGTGGACTCGGGCTCCAGGGACGCGACGCTGGACATCGTCTCGCGCTTCCCCTGCCAACTGATCCGCATCGACGCCGGGGCGTACTTCCCAGGCGTGGTGCTCAACCGGGCCATCCGCGAAGCGCAAGGCGACATCATCGTCTTCCAGAACTCCGACGTGGTGCCGCTGACGCCGCAGGCGCTGGACCGGTTGCTGGAGCCCATTGAGCGCACCGATGCGGACGCGACCTTCGCGCGGCAGCTGCCGAGGCCGGAAGCGCACACGTGGGTGCGAAGGGATTACGAGGTCGCGTTCCCGGAGCAGGGAACTCCGCCGCCGTGGATGACGTACTCGCTGCCGTTCGCGGCGATGACGCGGGATGCGTGGCTCAAGCACCCGTTCTA comes from the Corallococcus exiguus genome and includes:
- a CDS encoding glycosyltransferase family 2 protein is translated as MSRKVTVIMRSKDSAWVIGQALSGLFSQARKDFELLVVDSGSRDATLDIVSRFPCQLIRIDAGAYFPGVVLNRAIREAQGDIIVFQNSDVVPLTPQALDRLLEPIERTDADATFARQLPRPEAHTWVRRDYEVAFPEQGTPPPWMTYSLPFAAMTRDAWLKHPFYEDAWGSEDTEWGHRARGDGLRVRYVPDAWVMHSHNYTLKQLYGRRFIEGEADAFIREEPASLTGLARKLGASWARDAVVHIRARDAAGLALSVPRRLVYHWAYWKGHQWGEQRLRSGNADASVGQRVVLRRQ
- a CDS encoding alkaline phosphatase family protein, producing the protein MSREEMTPGGDSAGARHFRPRRVLVVFVDALGPSQLETFEGLRGLPHRGRLRGILGYSCGALPTILTGAPPERHGRMCLFAHAEREDEGVLSPLRWLGLLPRQVHERGMLRRAAARVLKRTEGLTGYVDLYRVPPELFRWLDLPEREDLFNAERIGGVETFLTKARRAGLRVFAAPWQMPEEERWAHTCAVLRASKPDLAFAYATALDGALHRTGNGSQDALATARRLTERIEQTVDAMRAGGGDVTTVMVGDHGMADIHEVVDPKRMLGELLGTRLFVDSTMLRVWGDERTREKARERMVAHGLPGRWLDTEALVERQAPVRGAPYGQALFVLREGALFAPSFVGGNVRGMHGYDVDSPSAYAAIASDAPLPRDRGALMDVAGWVCAMLGLEGETNPDGRPPWAAA
- a CDS encoding GumC family protein: MFSLEEGPEPETQTAPVRQESVRSGYPVDPLRIARVLRRRWRIIGGCFVAGIVLGVLLAKTVMPREFTARTILVWEPTGSRAAANPEREIQTLMDTLKLPNNLEALRTRTGLPVTLEALARRVDIAVSRGSNILTLSATAASPEEAVRLSDAMTQVFLDHQRDSERTRAEAQLKALGEEVLKVQAQLEEARAHYDGFRQENGIAELTLDRQSSIEEAARLRTEKNRFRIEAESSDARALLLKQAAREQPSRMVLSETESYFELRKLAELRAELAARGANLSMEHPEVVQLTAAVRALESRPAGGTVSDRVVGTNPSWTFLQNSLLDAGSQRELAQKKWRAYAEAEEAAKERIARLSALEGQASALLARIHITETRLTELQQRQKVVEGEVRQPEMELRVLTSATPPTRPSKSYRRAVALLLPPFFALLAVVALTASSLRGFKLWTPAEFSFWGRGPVVAATPWPATAEGLEELVVELRTALDEASGVTRVLPLGESQQERTRELLSRLGATDVPARDDVPGRGATLVSWEEARRPQALRLAVRKGARVLVLASSGAHSVFEVWALRRLLGSEACVGFVVVGLGTDLATHPDRVGDVMGFWSGSGASRGMEGPFPRKEPR
- a CDS encoding glycosyltransferase family 4 protein; this encodes MGRGLRVAWLNDAATPVGGAERYVRETARELRGRGVTSLLFYDVNVSPDPHPVMREPFEGIFPIVDLARQLRELAPDVVYVHQLASLNAQRALLDSPAPVVRFFHDHRLFCLREHKYTTLGKEPCTKPVGAACYPCLGFVGRSGDWPGLKWASLGRLREEQALARSHHAFVVGSRYMADHVAAHGFPRERTHVIPLYAQAPLQSQVQVEREEDLLLFVGQLTTGKGLDVLFHALTRTTQPCRLAVVGRGRQEEELRAKVDVLGLSKRVAFLGPMAPEALSEQYRRAACVVFPSRAPETSGLVGIEALAHGTPVIASQVGGVGEWLTEGETGLGVPPNDPEALAEAIDRLMAAPGLRRTMEAHARRTYEERFVPERHVTRLLALLESVAGAGGRAA